A genomic segment from Triticum dicoccoides isolate Atlit2015 ecotype Zavitan chromosome 1A, WEW_v2.0, whole genome shotgun sequence encodes:
- the LOC119269541 gene encoding pentatricopeptide repeat-containing protein At1g09820-like codes for MPLRTLLRHLSAGQFARLQALTGAATAPAAHRVLHLLLRTAPAPPLPHLVSLARWSRSHFRAPLPLRFHALLLARLASHGLHPLLCSELHALAAARLHSPASILRALPASSPATAPLIADMLVLALARASQPLAAYEAFHLLGNNHPRHRPSAFSVNSLLSALFAAGRVDLAERAFKAALRRRVSPDLLTFNIVISGLCKAGQLRKAGDVAKDIRAWGLTPSVATFNALIDGYCKKGRVGRMYHVDALLKEMVEAGISPNVVTFNVLVTGYCQDSNTAAAVRVFEEMKQQGIAPSMGTYNALVWGLCSEGKVEEGVKLVDEMQDLGLAPNVVTLNSVLNGFCKKGIMVDAENWVDGMAQRNVEPNVVTYNTLIDGYRRLGKMKDAAAVKEAMAGKGISPNVRTYNCLIAGFDQSGDWRSVSGLLDEMKEKGVRADIVTYNTLIGALCCKGEVRRAVKLLDEMLMVDLEPEHRTYNNIINGYCEKGNIKSAYEIRTRMEKGRKRANVVTYNVFIKHLCRMGKMEEANELLNEMLEKGLVPNKVTYEIIKEGMMEKGYVPDVRGFACSEASQNLTS; via the coding sequence ATGCCGCTCCGCACGCTGCTCCGGCACCTCTCGGCCGGCCAGTTCGCGCGCCTGCAGGCACTCACGGGCGCGGCCACGGCGCCGGCCGCGCACcgcgtcctccacctcctcctccgcaccgcgccggcccctcccctcccccacctCGTCTCCCTCGCGCGCTGGTCCCGCTCCCACTTCCGCGCGCCTCTCCCGCTCCGGTTCCACGCGCTGCTGCTGGCCCGCCTCGCCTCCCACGGCCTCCACCCGCTGCTCTGCTCCGAGCtccacgccctcgccgccgcccgcctccactCCCCGGCCTCCATCCTCCGCGCCCTCCCCGCGTCTTCCCCCGCCACCGCGCCGCTCATCGCCGACATGCTCGTCCTCGCGCTCGCCAGGGCCTCCCAGCCCTTGGCGGCGTACGAGGCCTTCCACCTCCTCGGCAACAACCACCCGCGCCACCGCCCCTCCGCTTTCTCGGTGAACAGCCTGCTCTCCGCCCTTTTCGCCGCGGGTCGGGTCGACCTCGCCGAGCGGGCTTTCAAGGCGGCGCTCCGGCGACGCGTGTCCCCGGACCTTTTGACATTTAACATCGTCATCTCCGGGCTCTGCAAGGCTGGGCAACTTCGCAAGGCCGGCGATGTCGCCAAGGACATCAGGGCGTGGGGGTTGACCCCCTCTGTGGCCACCTTCAATGCTCTCATCGACGGCTACTGCAAGAAGGGTCGTGTCGGGAGGATGTACCACGTCGATGCGCTTTTGAAGGAGATGGTCGAGGCTGGAATCTCGCCCAATGTTGTTACATTCAATGTGCTGGTTACTGGGTACTGCCAGGACTCGAACACTGCTGCTGCGGTGAGAGTCTTTGAGGAGATGAAGCAGCAGGGGATTGCGCCCAGCATGGGGACATACAATGCACTTGTTTGGGGTCTCTGCAGTGAGGGCAAGGTAGAGGAAGGGGTGAAGCTGGTGGATGAGATGCAGGATCTGGGGCTGGCGCCTAATGTAGTCACCCTGAATAGTGTGCTGAATGGGTTTTGCAAAAAGGGCATAATGGTAGATGCTGAGAATTGGGTTGATGGTATGGCACAGAGGAATGTTGAACCTAACGTGGTTACTTACAATACCTTGATTGATGGATATCGCCGGCTCGGCAAAATGAAGGATGCGGCGGCGGTGAAGGAGGCGATGGCAGGGAAGGGGATTAGTCCAAATGTCAGAACATACAATTGCCTGATAGCTGGGTTTGACCAGAGCGGGGATTGGAGGAGTGTTTCTGGTCTTCTCGATGAGATGAAGGAGAAAGGTGTTAGAGCTGATATTGTCACTTACAATACACTTATTGGTGCCCTGTGCTGCAAAGGGGAAGTACGTAGAGCTGTAAAGCTCTTGGatgaaatgttgatggttgacttgGAACCAGAGCATCGGACTTACAACAACATAATAAATGGGTACTGTGAGAAGGGGAACATTAAGTCTGCCTATGAAATTAGGACCAGGATGGAGAAAGGTAGGAAACGGGCAAATGTGGTCACATACAATGTGTTCATCAAGCACCTTTGCAGAATGGGGAAGATGGAGGAGGCTAATGAGCTCCTGAATGAGATGTTGGAGAAAGGTCTCGTTCCAAATAAGGTTACCTATGAAATAATCAAGGAGGGGATGATGGAGAAAGGTTACGTTCCTGATGTAAGAGGATTCGCTTGCTCAGAAGCCTCTCAAAATCTGACATCCTGA